The following is a genomic window from Deinococcus aerophilus.
TTTTCCAGCCTGGAAAAGCTGGTGGCGTGGGGACGCAGCAACTCGCTGTGGCCCGCGACCTTCGGACTGGCGTGCTGCGCCATCGAGATGATGAGCAGCACCAACGGACGCAACGATCTGGCCCGTTTCGGTTCGGAAGTCTTCCGGGCCAGCCCCCGGCAGGCCGACGTGATGATCGTCGCCGGACGCCTGAGCAAGAAGATGGCCCCGATCATGCGCCGGGTCTACGACCAGATGCCCGACCCCAAATGGGTGATCAGCATGGGTGCGTGCGCCTCCTCGGGCGGCATGTTCAACAACTACGCCATCGTGCAGAACGTGGACAGCGTGGTGCCGGTGGACATCTTCGTGCCGGGCTGCCCGCCGCGCCCCGAGGCGCTGATCTACGCCGTGATGCAGTTGCAGAAGAAGGTGCGCGGCGAGGCCTTTGACGAACTGGGCCACCAGCTGCCGATGGTGGACGCGTGGACCCGGTGAGCGGCGAGAAATCCGGCAAGGCCGGAGGGGCCGGCGACAGCGACACCACGCCCCAGGTGGTCGCCCGCACCACGCCGCCGGTCCTGACAGGAACGCCGGACGTGGCCCCGCCCGTGACGGTCACGCCCGCTCCGGCGCACACGCCGCCCGCCCCCTCCCCCGCCGGTCCCCGCGACGTAAGCGGACTGATGACCGAACTGGGCCTGCAGGAAGACGACGCGGCGGAGCCCACCGCCGTCGTGCCGCCCGGGCGGCTGCGTGAGGTCGCCGCCGAACTCAAAGAACGCGGCTTCATGCTCATGGACACGGTGGGACTGGATTACCTGACCTTCACCGCGCCCCGACCCAAGCGGTTTGCCGTGCTGCACAACATCTACCACCCGCGCGACCACCGCCGCCTGTTCCTGCGGGTGTGGCTGGACGACGGCGAGGCGCTCGACAGCCTGTATCCGGTGTGGCGGGCCGCCAATTACCTGGAACGCGAGGTCTACGACCTGCTGGGCGTGGTGTTCACCGGCCATCCCGACCTGCGCAAGGTGCTCACGCCCGACGATCTGGAAGGCCACCCGCTGCGCAAGGACTTTCCGCTGGGCGAGACACCGACGCTGTTCCGCGACGGACGCTTTCTGGACCCCGCCGCCTTCCGGGCGGGCGTGACCGGCCAGCAGTCTGGCCTGACCGGCTACCGTGGCGAGCTGCGGCGCGGGCGCGGCGAGGACCGGGTACCGCCCGTGATGCCGGAAGGGGGGCCCAAATGACGACCCAGGACCGCGAGCACCTCAACGCGCTGGAGCGCGATCCCCAGTCGGGCACGCTGCCGCGCCGCCAGATGAGGCCCGACCACCAGGAATCCACCTCCGAGGAACGGCTGCACGGCCAGACCGGCGCGCTGATGCACACCGAGATCATGTCGCTGAACGTGGGGCCGCAGCACCCCAGCACGCACGGGGTGTTGCGGCTGGTGGTGGACATGGACGGCGAGTACGTGGTGAAGGTCACGCCGCACATGGGCTACCTGCACACCGGCTTCGAGAAAACCTTCGAGAACCGCACCTACCAGCAGGGCGTGACCTACGCGCCGCGCACCGATTACCTGCACAGCTTCGGCCACGAGCTGTCGTATGTGCTGAGCGTGGAGAAGCTGCTGTCGGCCCAGGTGCCCGAGCGCGCCACCACCGTCCGCGTGATCCTGCACGAGCTGGGGCGCATTCACAGTCACCTGGTGTTCGTGGGCACGGGCCTGCTGGACCTGGGCGCCCTGACGCCGTTCTTCTACGCCTTCCGCGAGAAGGAGAGCGTGCAGGACCTGTTCGAGGCGGTGTGTGGCTACCGCATGAACCAGGGCTACTTCCGGGTGGGCGGCCTGAGCCGCGACATCCCCGACGGCTGGCCCGCACAGGTCTCACGTTTTCTGGACCAGATGGAAAGGGGCGTTCAGGAATACACCACCCTGTTTGCCGAGAACCCCATCTTTCAGGACCGCGCCAAGGGCGTGGGCATCATTCCGCCCGAGGTCGCCCTGGACCTGGGCCTGACCGGACCGAACCTGCGCGCCTCGGGCGTGCCGCTGGACAACCGCAAGGACAACCCGTACTGCGGCTACGAGACCTACGACTTCAACGTGGTCACGAGCACCGACGGCGACAGCCTGGCGCGCTTCAACATGCGGCTGTGGGAGTTCGGGGAGAGCATCAAGATTGTCCGGCAGGCCCTCAAGCGCCTCCAGCCGGGGCCGGTCCGGGACTCCAACCGCAAGATCAGCCTGCCGCCCCGCCACGAACTGGAAACCAGCATGGAAGCGGTGATCCACCATTTCAAGCTGGTCACCGAGGGCTTTCACCCGCCGGTGGGCGAGGTGTACGTGCCCACCGAATCGGCGCGCGGGGAAGTCGGGTATTACATCGTCAGCGACGGCGGTTCCATGCCGTACCGGGTCAAGATCCGTGCCCCCAGCTTCGTGAACCTGCAGGCCCTGGAATACGCCTGTGTGGGCGCGCAGTTCGCCGACCTGATCACCATTCTCGCCACCATCGACCCCGTGCTCGGGGACGTGGACCGGTAAGGGAGCCAACGCTTGAGTTACTTCGCCGATAAACAGTCCCTGGTGGCCGACATCTTCAGCCGCTACCCCACCTCACCGCAGGGCCGCCGCTCGGCGCTGATGCCGCTGCTGCGTGAGGTTCAGGACGCCGAGGGCTTCGTGAGCGGGTCGCGCATGGACGAGATCGCTGCGCTGTGCGGCACCACCGCCACCGAGGTCCGCAGCGTCATGAGCTTTTATTCCACCTACCACACCCTGCCCACCGGCCGGTACCACCTGCAGGTGTGCAGCACGGTGATGTGTTCGCTGGCCGGGTCCGACGAGCTGTGGGACCACCTGATCGCCACGCTGGATGTGCAGCCGGGGGAGGTCAGCCCCGACGGACGTTTCAGCGTGCAGAAGGTGGAATGCCTGGGCTCATGCGGCACCGCCCCCATGATGCAGATCAACGACGACGGGTACTACGAGAACGTGACGCCTTCCAAGTGCGCCCGCCTGCTCGAGTCCCTGCGCGCCGACCTGCAGCCGCTGCCCGACAATCCGGTGCCCGTGACGGTGAATGCCGAGGGCCGTCAGGTTCTGGCGAGCGGTGAGGCGGTGGGGGCGAGCATCACCGGGCTGAGCCAGTTGCCGCCGCTGAGTGCCGGGGGGGACGCATGACCGCCGTCGCCCCGCCCAGACCCATCACCAGCGGCAAGGACCCGCGCTTTGCGCCCACGCTGTACGCCCACGTCGGGCAACCTGAAAGCTGGACGCTGGCGTACTACCGCCGCAACGGCGGCTACGAGGCCGTCAAGCGTGCCTTTGGCATGGGTGCGGACGCCGTGATTGACGAGGTGAAGGCCTCTGGCCTGCGCGGACGCGGCGGCGCGGGCTTCGCCACCGGCCTCAAGTGGTCCTTCATGCCGCTCAACGACGGCAAGCCGCACTACATCATCTGCAACGCCGATGAATCCGAACCGGGGTCCTTCAAGGACCGCTACCTGCTCTCGGAAGACCCCCACCAGCTGATCGAGGGCATGATCATTGCCGCCTACGCCATGCGGGCCTCTGTCGGTTACATCTACATCCGGGGCGAGTATGTCCACGCCGCCCAGCGCATCCAGGCCGCCATTGAGGAGGCGCGGGCCGCCGGGCTGCTGGGCCAGAACATCCTGGGCAGCGGCTTTGACTTTCAGCTGCATCTGCACCGCGGAGCCGGGGCCTACATCTGCGGCGAGGAAACCGCGCTGATGAACTCCCTGGAGGGGCTGCGGGCCAATCCCCGCCTGAAACCGCCGTTTCCCGCCGCCGCCGGGTTGTACGGGCTGCCCACCACCATCAACAACGTGGAGACCTTCTGCGCCGCCACCCAGATTCTGAAATTTGGTGCGGAGTGGCACGCGGAGATGGGCACCGAGAAGAGCAAGGGCATGAAGCTGTTTCAGGTCTCGGGACCGGTGGCGCGGCCCGGCGTGTATGAGCTGCCGCTGGGCACCACCTTCCGCGAGCTGATCTACGACTGGGCGGGCGGTCCCCTGGAAGAGATGAAGGCCATCATCCCTGGCGGCTCCAGCTGCCCGCTGCTGCCGTACACCGACGCCATTCTGGACACGCCCATGGACTACGAGCACATCGCCGCCGCCGGGTCCATGCTGGGGACCGGGGGCGTCACCGTGATTCCGAAGGCCGACTGCATCGTGAACGCCACCTGGAACATGGTGCGCTTTTACGGCCATGAGTCCTGCGGCAAATGCACGCCGTGCCGCGAGGGAATTTCCAGCTGGATGACCCGCATGTACGAGAAGCTGGTGCGCGGCCACGGCCAGCCCGGCGACGTGCAGCTGATTCTGGACATGTCCGAGAACATCGGGGGCCGCAGCTTCTGCGCCCTGGCCGACGCCTGCCTGGGGCCGGTGCTGAGCAGCATCGCGCTGTTCCGCGAGGAATACGACTCGCTGGCACAGCTGCAAAAGCCGGTCTATCCGCCACGCAACCGCTGGAGAGACGCATGAAAGTCACCGTTGACGGAACCGAACTCGACCTGCTGCCGGGCACCTCTGCCATTGACGCGGTGTTTGAAGCGGGCGGAGACGTGCCGTATTTCTGCGCCCACAAGTACCTCTCGCCGGTGGGTGCGTGCCGCATGTGCCTGGTGGAAACCGGCTCGCCGCGCAAGGAAAAGGACGGCTCGTTCATCATGGACGACGCCACGGGCCAGCCCAGGATCTTCTGGTTCCCCAAACCGATGGCCTCGTGCACCATGCAGGCCACCGAGGGCATGCACATCAAGACGGCCCGCAGCAGCGAGGTGGTGGCCAAAGCGCAGGCGGGCATGATGGAGTTCACCCTCCTGAACCACCCGCTGGACTGCCCCACCTGCGACAAGGGCGGCGCGTGCGAGCTGCAGGACCGCGCCTTCGAGTACGGCTACGGGGCGAGCCGCTTCGGCTTTGACCGCCGCCACGCCGACAAGCACTATCCGCTCTCAGAGTTCATCATTCTCGATCAGGAGCGCTGCATCCACTGCAAACGCTGCGTGCGCTACTTCGAGGAGGTGCCGGGACAGGAAGTGCTGGACTTTATCGAGCGGGGCGGGCACACCTTCATCGATACGGAGGAGGGGGGGCTGCCCACCGGATTCCAGGGCAACATCGCCGACATCTGCCCGGTCGGAGCGCTGCTGGACAACGTGGCGCGCTTCCGGGGCCGCAACTGGGAATACGACCATACTCCCACCACCTGCACCCTGTGCCCGGTGGGGTGCTCGATCACCGTGGACGCCCGCAACGGCCGCCTGGAGCGCATCGTGGCGCGCGAAAACCGTGAGGTGAACGAGGCCTGGATCTGCGACGCGGGGCGCTTTGGCCACAGCTTCGCCTCCGAAGACCGCCTGACCGTGCCGCTGGTGCGGGTAAACGGCGAGCTGCAGGAGGCGAGCTGGGACGCGGCGATTGCCGCCATCCGGGCGGGCATGGCCCACCACAGCGTGGCCGACCTGGGGCTGTACCTGAATGCCGATAGCACCCTGGAAGAAGGCGTGGCGCTCGAAGCGCTGGCCGACGCCCTGGGCAGCGTTCATGTGGACCACTGGCCGCGCTACGAGATCTCGCTGGACGCCATGCCGAACGGCGCGGTGACCCTGAGCGACGTGGCGACCGCCGACGCCGTGGTGGTCCTGGGCGCGGACCTGGGCGAGGAAGCCCCCGTGCTGGAACTGCGCATTCTGGAAATGCTGCGCGGCGGCCTGCTGCCTCCCGAGTACGCGCACGGCACGGCGATTGCCGACCTGCGGTTGGTGGAGCGTCCCGAGCGCACGCCCGGCAAACTGGCCGTGATCGGGAAGGAGTCGCGGCTGTGGGCGCACGCGGGCATCCGCGCCTCCGCGAACGGCCACAACGCCCTGGAGCGCCTGATCCACCCCGACACGCCCGAACTCAAGGCCGCACTGTCGCTGCTGAGCGGGGCCGAGAAGGCGATCATCATTCTGGGCGCGGACGTGCTGAACGGCGCTTCCGGCTCGTTTGCCGCGCAGCTGGGCCAGCTCGCCACCCGGACCGGCGCGAAGATCCTGGCCATCCCCGCCGGGGCCAACAGCAGAGGTCTGGCGGCCCTGAAGCTGGTACCCCGGGAAGGGGGGCTGCCCTTTGCCCGCCTGCACGACGCCCCGGCCGCCTTCATCAGCCGTCTGGACCCCGCCGGAGCTGGACATCCCGGCCGGGCACGCGGCCTGACGGTTGTTCACGACTCGCACCTGACGGCCACCGCCCGGCTGGCCGACGTGGTGCTGCCCGCCGTGACGAACTACGAGAAACGCGGCACCACCGTCAACCTGGAAGGCCGCCTGCTCACGCTGGAACAGGCCGCCATCAGTGCGGGCGAGGCCGCCGACCTGACGCGCACCCTGAGCGCCGTGGCCGAGGCGCTGGGCCTGCGCGCCCCGGTGCGCGGCCTGAAGTCGGCGCAGACGTTGGCGGCACAGCAGCTGGGACTCAAGCTGGGTGACCTGCCGGAACGCGGCGTCCTGCACACCTTCCACACCGTCCACGTGGCCGCCACCGAACAGCCCCACATTCCGCAGCTGTGGACGGCACGCATGCAGCCTGCCGTGTCTCCCTCGGCGCCCCGGCCCGTGCGGCTGACCGCCCTGCCCCTGCACACGCCGGTCCCCACCGGAGGCGACGACTGATGCCCGACTGGCTGCTCACCGCGCTGATCACCCTGCTCAAGGCCGTGCTGGTGGCCCTGGCCCTGCTCACGACCTTCGCGTACATGACCCTGATCGAGCGCCGGCTGCTCGCCCGGATGCAGATTCGCTACGGACCCAACCGCGTGGGGCCCATGGGCCTGCTGCAACCGCTGGCCGACGCCATCAAGAGCATCTTCAAGGAAGACCTGCAGGTCACGCTGGCCGACAAGCTGGTGTACACCCTGGCCCCCATCATCGCCATCGGCATGGCCCTGACCGCCTTCGCCGGCATTCCGGCGGGGCCGCCGCTGAGCCTGTTCGGGGAAAACCCCTGGGTCTACAACCTGGACGCCGGGCTGCTCGCGCTGCTCGCGCTGACCTCCATGGGCGTGTACGGCATCTTCCTGGGCGGCTGGGCCTCGGGCAGCAAGTACCCGATTCTGGGGGGCCTGCGCTCCAGCGCCCAGATGATCAGCTATGAGCTGGGCATGGGCCTGAGCATCCTGGGCACGCTGATGCTGATCGGCAGCACCAACTTCGTCGCCATCGTGGAGTGGCAGGCGCTCAACGGCTGGATCATCGTGTTTCAGGTGTTTGCCTTCGCACTGTTTCTCGTCAGCTCCTTTGCCGAGGTCAACCGCACGCCGTTTGACCTGCCGGAAGCCGAGCAGGAGATTGTGGCCGGCTACCTCACCGAGTACACCGCCATCAAGTGGGCGCTGTTCCAGATGGCCGAGTACGTCAACATGATCACCGCCTCGGCCCTGATGGCCACGCTGTTCTTCGGCGGCTACCGGGGACCGGTGTTCCTGGACGCCGTGATTCCCGGCATCAGCGGCTGGCCGATCGTGTGGCTGGTCGTCAAGATCGCCTTTTTCCTGTTCCTGTTCATCTGGGTGCGCGCCACCCTGCCCCGGCTGCGCTACGACCAGCTGATGCGCTTTGGCTGGAAGCTGCTGCTGCCGCTGGCGCTGGGCAACACCATGCTGGTGGCCTTTTACCTCGCCTTCGTCACGCCTGCGGGCTGGGGCCTGTGGCTGCTGGGGGTCCTCAGCGGGCTGGCGCTGCTGCTGCTGTTCTTCCTGAGTGACCGGGTGCGTGCGCTGTGGAGCGCTCCGGCCATCCGTCCGACAGACGCCCCCAGACCGGTGCGGCCGGCCGGGGGGGACTGATGCCGCACCCGGGCCTGTTCGTGCCGTTCTCATCGCCGGGCGCTGGGGACGGGCCCGCCCCCCTTTCCTCCCCGGTTCTTTCCCCCCACAAAGGAGTCCCACATGGGCGTTCTTGACATCGCCAAGGGCATGGGCCTGACACTGGGCAAGCTGTTCCAGAAACCCGTGACCGTGAGCTACCCCGAGCAGCGGGCCACCCTGCAGCCCCGTTTCCGTGGGCGCCACATCCTGACCCGGCACCCGGGCACCGGCCTGGAAAAGTGCATCGGCTGCTCGCTGTGCGCCGCCGCGTGCCCGGCCTACGCCATCTACGTGGAGGCCGCCGAGAACGACCCGGCCTCACCGCACAGCCCCGGCGAGCGTTACGCCAAGGTCTACGAGATCAACATGCTGCGCTGCATCTTCTGCGGCATGTGCGAGGAAGCCTGCCCCACCGGCGCGGTGGTCATGGGCAACGAATTCGAGATGGCCGACTACCGCTACGGCGACTTCGTGTACGCCAAGGAGGACATGCTCGTGGGCGTGACCGGCTCGCTGCCCCAGCGCCGCGAGGCCGCGAAGAGTGGCAAGCCGGTCCGGCTGGGCTTTCAGCTCGACGGCCCGCCCCGCAAGGAGCTCGAGGGGGTGGAGTACCCGTGACGACCCGGCATCCACACCCCGGCCCCTTCTCCTGTGCCCGGCGGACCTGCAGGTTCGCCGCAGGAGGCACTCCATGATGCTCGCCTTCATCGTGCTGGGCGCCCTCGCCCTGGTCGGCGGCGTCATTACCATCGCGGCCAGAAACGCCGTTCACGCGGCGCTGGGCCTGGTGGGCACCCTGATCAGCGTGGCGGGCCTGTTCGCCACCCTGAACGCCTCGTTTCTGGCGGCCATTCAGGTGATCGTGTACGCCGGGGCAATCATGGTCCTCTTTCTGTTCGTGATCATGCTGCTTAATGCCAACACGCCCATCTCCGGACGCGACCCGATTCCGCTGGTGCGCGAGCTCGCGGGGCTGGGCGGCGTGGTGCTGGCCGGCTCGTTCACGGTGCTCGCCTTTTCCTTCCGCGACCCGCGCCCACTGGTCGAGGGCACGGCGGCGCTGGGGGGCGGCTCCGCGCTGCGGGTGGGCGAGACGCTGCTCACCCGCTTTCTGCTGCCCTTCGAGGCGGTCAGCATTCTGCTGCTCGTCGCCATCGTGGGGGCCGTGGCGCTGGTGCAGCGGCCCGCCGCGCAGCCGGACAACGTGCCCGACACCGAGACCGAACCCCTGCCCACCGCGCAGAACATGCCCGCGCGGAGCGGGTCCGGTCCCCAACCCGCCCTGCAACGCCTGAATGACCCCGAAGCGGAGGTGCGTGCCTGATGGTACCGACCGGTTACTACATCGCCCTGTCGGGCATTCTCTTTGCGCTGGGCATGATCGGCGTGCTGACGCGGCGCACCGCCATCATGGTCTTTCTCAGTGTGGAACTCATGCTGAATGCCGCCAACATCGCCCTGGTCGCCTTCGCCCGTTCGTGGGGCGACCTGACCGGGCAGACCGCCGTGTTCATCGTGATGACCCTGGCCGCCGCCGAGGTGGCGATTGGCCTGGCAATCATCGTCGCCATCTTCCGCAAGCGGGAAACCACCAATGTGGACGACCTCGCGGCGATGAAAGGCTGAGTGCTGAGCGTGCCCCCATCCACCGTGCCCCTGTTTCTGCTGCCCCTGCTTCCGCTGCTCGGCTTTGCCCTGCTCATGGTTTTCCCGCGTGCCTTTCCTGGCCGGTCCGGCGGCTGGGTGGCCACCGGCCTGGTGGGCCTGGCCTTCGTGGTGGCGGTCAACCGCTACCTGGGCCAGACCGGAACGCCGGGCCACGAAACGCTGTGGACCTGGCTGCCCAACATGGCGCTGAACGCCAACCTCAGCGTCGGCTTCTATCTGGATCAGCTCAGCGCCCTGATGGCCCTGATCATCACCGGCATCGGGTTTCTGATCCACGTGTACTCCATCAGCTACATGGGCCACGACGCCCGCTTCACACGCTTTTTCGCCTTCCTGAATTTTTTCGTCTCCATGATGCTGATCCTGGTTCTGGCCGACTCGTATCCCCTGATGTTCGTGGGCTGGGAGGGTGTGGGCATGGCCTCCTATCTGCTCATCGGCTTCTGGTTCTCGGGGCGCGGCAGCGAATCTCCGGACCAGAAGGTGCGCGAGGCCGGTGAACGCGAGGGCGTGAGCAACTCCAACGCCGCCCGCAAGGCCTTCATCATGAACCGCATCGGCGACCTGGGCTTCATGCTGGGAATGTTCCTGCTGTACAAGCTGTACGGCACCCTGAACATTGCCGAACTCGCGGAGCGGGCCGAGGGCGTGCGCGTGGCCACGGCGGCGGTGGAGCTGGCCTGCCTGTTCCTGCTTGTCGGCGCGATCGGCAAGAGCGGTCAGTTGCCGCTGACCACCTGGCTGCCCGACGCGATGGCCGGTCCCACTCCGGTGTCCGCGCTGATCCACGCCGCCACGATGGTCACGGCGGGCGTGTACCTGATCACCCGCAGCCACTTCCTGTATGAGCTGGCCCCCAACGCCTCGCTGTGGGTCGCGTGGGTGGGCGGCCTGACCGCGCTGTACGGTGCGCTGTCGGCCCTGAACCAGCACGACATCAAGAAGATCCTGGCCTTCTCCACCGTCTCGCAGCTCGGCTACATGTTCCTGGCCGTGGGCGTGGGCGCGTACTCGGCGGGCGTGTTTCACCTGCTCACCCACGCCTTTTTCAAGGCACTTCTCTTCCTGGCGGCGGGCGCGGTGATTCACGCCCTGCACGACGAGCAGGACGTGCGGCGTATGGGCGGACTGCACAGGTTCATGCCGCTTACGCACCTCGTCTCCATCGCGGGCGTTCTCGCCATCAGCGGCATTCCCATCTGGAGCGGGTTCTTTTCCAAGGACGCGATTCTGGCCGCCGCTTTCGAGACCCAGCCGCTGCTGTACCTGATCGGCCTGATCGTGGCGCTGCTGACCGCCTTCTACATGGGCCGCTGGTATTTCCTGGTGTGGCGCGGCGAGTACCGGGGCGCACAGGCCACCGGCGTCGCGCACCCGCACGAGGCCGACACCCTCACGTTGATTCCGCTGGG
Proteins encoded in this region:
- the nuoI gene encoding NADH-quinone oxidoreductase subunit NuoI yields the protein MGVLDIAKGMGLTLGKLFQKPVTVSYPEQRATLQPRFRGRHILTRHPGTGLEKCIGCSLCAAACPAYAIYVEAAENDPASPHSPGERYAKVYEINMLRCIFCGMCEEACPTGAVVMGNEFEMADYRYGDFVYAKEDMLVGVTGSLPQRREAAKSGKPVRLGFQLDGPPRKELEGVEYP
- the nuoE gene encoding NADH-quinone oxidoreductase subunit NuoE, which codes for MSYFADKQSLVADIFSRYPTSPQGRRSALMPLLREVQDAEGFVSGSRMDEIAALCGTTATEVRSVMSFYSTYHTLPTGRYHLQVCSTVMCSLAGSDELWDHLIATLDVQPGEVSPDGRFSVQKVECLGSCGTAPMMQINDDGYYENVTPSKCARLLESLRADLQPLPDNPVPVTVNAEGRQVLASGEAVGASITGLSQLPPLSAGGDA
- the nuoG gene encoding NADH-quinone oxidoreductase subunit NuoG; this encodes MKVTVDGTELDLLPGTSAIDAVFEAGGDVPYFCAHKYLSPVGACRMCLVETGSPRKEKDGSFIMDDATGQPRIFWFPKPMASCTMQATEGMHIKTARSSEVVAKAQAGMMEFTLLNHPLDCPTCDKGGACELQDRAFEYGYGASRFGFDRRHADKHYPLSEFIILDQERCIHCKRCVRYFEEVPGQEVLDFIERGGHTFIDTEEGGLPTGFQGNIADICPVGALLDNVARFRGRNWEYDHTPTTCTLCPVGCSITVDARNGRLERIVARENREVNEAWICDAGRFGHSFASEDRLTVPLVRVNGELQEASWDAAIAAIRAGMAHHSVADLGLYLNADSTLEEGVALEALADALGSVHVDHWPRYEISLDAMPNGAVTLSDVATADAVVVLGADLGEEAPVLELRILEMLRGGLLPPEYAHGTAIADLRLVERPERTPGKLAVIGKESRLWAHAGIRASANGHNALERLIHPDTPELKAALSLLSGAEKAIIILGADVLNGASGSFAAQLGQLATRTGAKILAIPAGANSRGLAALKLVPREGGLPFARLHDAPAAFISRLDPAGAGHPGRARGLTVVHDSHLTATARLADVVLPAVTNYEKRGTTVNLEGRLLTLEQAAISAGEAADLTRTLSAVAEALGLRAPVRGLKSAQTLAAQQLGLKLGDLPERGVLHTFHTVHVAATEQPHIPQLWTARMQPAVSPSAPRPVRLTALPLHTPVPTGGDD
- the nuoD gene encoding NADH dehydrogenase (quinone) subunit D, whose translation is MRPDHQESTSEERLHGQTGALMHTEIMSLNVGPQHPSTHGVLRLVVDMDGEYVVKVTPHMGYLHTGFEKTFENRTYQQGVTYAPRTDYLHSFGHELSYVLSVEKLLSAQVPERATTVRVILHELGRIHSHLVFVGTGLLDLGALTPFFYAFREKESVQDLFEAVCGYRMNQGYFRVGGLSRDIPDGWPAQVSRFLDQMERGVQEYTTLFAENPIFQDRAKGVGIIPPEVALDLGLTGPNLRASGVPLDNRKDNPYCGYETYDFNVVTSTDGDSLARFNMRLWEFGESIKIVRQALKRLQPGPVRDSNRKISLPPRHELETSMEAVIHHFKLVTEGFHPPVGEVYVPTESARGEVGYYIVSDGGSMPYRVKIRAPSFVNLQALEYACVGAQFADLITILATIDPVLGDVDR
- the nuoH gene encoding NADH-quinone oxidoreductase subunit NuoH produces the protein MPDWLLTALITLLKAVLVALALLTTFAYMTLIERRLLARMQIRYGPNRVGPMGLLQPLADAIKSIFKEDLQVTLADKLVYTLAPIIAIGMALTAFAGIPAGPPLSLFGENPWVYNLDAGLLALLALTSMGVYGIFLGGWASGSKYPILGGLRSSAQMISYELGMGLSILGTLMLIGSTNFVAIVEWQALNGWIIVFQVFAFALFLVSSFAEVNRTPFDLPEAEQEIVAGYLTEYTAIKWALFQMAEYVNMITASALMATLFFGGYRGPVFLDAVIPGISGWPIVWLVVKIAFFLFLFIWVRATLPRLRYDQLMRFGWKLLLPLALGNTMLVAFYLAFVTPAGWGLWLLGVLSGLALLLLFFLSDRVRALWSAPAIRPTDAPRPVRPAGGD
- a CDS encoding NADH-quinone oxidoreductase subunit C encodes the protein MTVTPAPAHTPPAPSPAGPRDVSGLMTELGLQEDDAAEPTAVVPPGRLREVAAELKERGFMLMDTVGLDYLTFTAPRPKRFAVLHNIYHPRDHRRLFLRVWLDDGEALDSLYPVWRAANYLEREVYDLLGVVFTGHPDLRKVLTPDDLEGHPLRKDFPLGETPTLFRDGRFLDPAAFRAGVTGQQSGLTGYRGELRRGRGEDRVPPVMPEGGPK
- a CDS encoding NuoB/complex I 20 kDa subunit family protein, producing the protein MALKELFDRDWQELESEGILFSSLEKLVAWGRSNSLWPATFGLACCAIEMMSSTNGRNDLARFGSEVFRASPRQADVMIVAGRLSKKMAPIMRRVYDQMPDPKWVISMGACASSGGMFNNYAIVQNVDSVVPVDIFVPGCPPRPEALIYAVMQLQKKVRGEAFDELGHQLPMVDAWTR
- the nuoL gene encoding NADH-quinone oxidoreductase subunit L yields the protein MPLFLLPLLPLLGFALLMVFPRAFPGRSGGWVATGLVGLAFVVAVNRYLGQTGTPGHETLWTWLPNMALNANLSVGFYLDQLSALMALIITGIGFLIHVYSISYMGHDARFTRFFAFLNFFVSMMLILVLADSYPLMFVGWEGVGMASYLLIGFWFSGRGSESPDQKVREAGEREGVSNSNAARKAFIMNRIGDLGFMLGMFLLYKLYGTLNIAELAERAEGVRVATAAVELACLFLLVGAIGKSGQLPLTTWLPDAMAGPTPVSALIHAATMVTAGVYLITRSHFLYELAPNASLWVAWVGGLTALYGALSALNQHDIKKILAFSTVSQLGYMFLAVGVGAYSAGVFHLLTHAFFKALLFLAAGAVIHALHDEQDVRRMGGLHRFMPLTHLVSIAGVLAISGIPIWSGFFSKDAILAAAFETQPLLYLIGLIVALLTAFYMGRWYFLVWRGEYRGAQATGVAHPHEADTLTLIPLGILAAGATLIGFLNIPTFLGGGHAFDTYLGRAIPQEAHEIAASTEWTLTIFAVLAGVGGLAWAYASHRRRHLDHGPLGRVSSNALYLDHLYDGLVGAPSKAIAGALDTVDRGTDGLVGGIASNAAAPGGLFTLWQSGFVRAYAVSMLLGTAAIIGYWALKMIGSGT
- the nuoF gene encoding NADH-quinone oxidoreductase subunit NuoF codes for the protein MTAVAPPRPITSGKDPRFAPTLYAHVGQPESWTLAYYRRNGGYEAVKRAFGMGADAVIDEVKASGLRGRGGAGFATGLKWSFMPLNDGKPHYIICNADESEPGSFKDRYLLSEDPHQLIEGMIIAAYAMRASVGYIYIRGEYVHAAQRIQAAIEEARAAGLLGQNILGSGFDFQLHLHRGAGAYICGEETALMNSLEGLRANPRLKPPFPAAAGLYGLPTTINNVETFCAATQILKFGAEWHAEMGTEKSKGMKLFQVSGPVARPGVYELPLGTTFRELIYDWAGGPLEEMKAIIPGGSSCPLLPYTDAILDTPMDYEHIAAAGSMLGTGGVTVIPKADCIVNATWNMVRFYGHESCGKCTPCREGISSWMTRMYEKLVRGHGQPGDVQLILDMSENIGGRSFCALADACLGPVLSSIALFREEYDSLAQLQKPVYPPRNRWRDA
- the nuoK gene encoding NADH-quinone oxidoreductase subunit NuoK — encoded protein: MVPTGYYIALSGILFALGMIGVLTRRTAIMVFLSVELMLNAANIALVAFARSWGDLTGQTAVFIVMTLAAAEVAIGLAIIVAIFRKRETTNVDDLAAMKG
- a CDS encoding NADH-quinone oxidoreductase subunit J family protein, translating into MMLAFIVLGALALVGGVITIAARNAVHAALGLVGTLISVAGLFATLNASFLAAIQVIVYAGAIMVLFLFVIMLLNANTPISGRDPIPLVRELAGLGGVVLAGSFTVLAFSFRDPRPLVEGTAALGGGSALRVGETLLTRFLLPFEAVSILLLVAIVGAVALVQRPAAQPDNVPDTETEPLPTAQNMPARSGSGPQPALQRLNDPEAEVRA